One Brevibacillus choshinensis genomic window carries:
- a CDS encoding electron transfer flavoprotein subunit beta/FixA family protein gives MNILVVLKQTFDTEEKIVIQNGKISEDGVEFIINPYDEYAVEEAIKLKEEHGGEVTVISIGPDRAETALRTALAMGADKAVLVDDEELFGDEFTTAKVLAAVAKKVGYDIIIGGQMAVDSGAGQGGPRLAEELGINHISTAVKLELDGTTVRVERDVEGDLEVVETSLPVLITAQQGLNEPRYPSLPGIMKAKKKPLDRLSADDLGLRVEEVKAKTEIVDQTLPPKKQAGRILSGELSAQASELVQLLRNEAKVI, from the coding sequence ATGAATATCCTGGTTGTGTTGAAGCAAACGTTTGACACGGAAGAAAAAATCGTCATCCAAAACGGAAAAATTTCCGAAGATGGTGTGGAATTTATCATCAACCCGTACGACGAGTACGCAGTAGAAGAAGCGATCAAGCTCAAAGAAGAACACGGCGGAGAAGTGACAGTCATCAGCATCGGTCCAGACCGCGCTGAAACGGCACTTCGCACGGCTTTGGCTATGGGAGCTGACAAAGCCGTACTGGTGGATGACGAAGAGCTGTTTGGTGACGAGTTCACGACGGCGAAAGTTCTTGCAGCGGTCGCGAAAAAAGTCGGCTATGACATCATTATCGGCGGTCAAATGGCGGTGGATTCCGGTGCAGGCCAAGGCGGTCCGCGTCTGGCAGAAGAGCTGGGGATCAACCACATTTCCACCGCTGTAAAATTGGAGCTGGATGGTACGACAGTGCGCGTGGAACGCGATGTAGAGGGTGACCTCGAAGTGGTGGAAACCAGCCTGCCTGTCCTGATCACCGCACAACAAGGGCTGAATGAACCACGTTATCCTTCCCTTCCCGGGATCATGAAAGCAAAGAAAAAACCGTTGGATCGTCTTTCCGCAGATGACTTGGGTCTGAGAGTGGAAGAGGTAAAAGCCAAGACCGAAATCGTCGATCAAACGTTGCCGCCGAAGAAACAGGCGGGGCGTATTCTCTCCGGCGAGCTGTCGGCTCAAGCGTCTGAACTGGTGCAATTGTTGCGCAACGAAGCGAAAGTGATCTAA
- a CDS encoding thiolase family protein, giving the protein MEKVVIAAAGRTPIGSFGGVLRDVSARKLAETVIRGVLDRAGMDGSQIDEVILGNCIQRSDEANIARVAALDAGLGKEVTGFTVQRQCASGMQAIASAASEILLGDSQIVIAGGVESMSNAPYVLKNARWGKRLTHGEMTDAMWELLTDPHHQILMGETAERLVDRYHISREEQDEIALRSQQNAIRAIDGGLFAEEIIGVPVKKRGEETLVTTDEFPRRDVTLEGLAKLKPGFRANGTVTAGNASGLNDGASAAVLMSEGKAQELGIQPLGKIVSWAWAGVEPDLMGYGPVPAVKKALAKAGLSLSDIELIEVNEAFAAQYLAVEKLLGLPREITNVNGSGISLGHPVGSTGCRIVITLLHEMRRRQLKRGLACLCVGGGMGMAMVVERD; this is encoded by the coding sequence ATGGAGAAAGTGGTCATTGCCGCTGCTGGACGTACACCAATCGGCTCGTTCGGTGGTGTACTGAGAGATGTAAGCGCTCGCAAGCTGGCTGAAACGGTTATCCGTGGTGTTCTGGACAGGGCAGGAATGGACGGGAGTCAGATCGACGAAGTGATTCTTGGGAACTGCATACAGCGAAGCGATGAAGCGAATATCGCGCGCGTAGCCGCTCTCGACGCCGGTCTGGGCAAGGAAGTAACGGGCTTTACCGTGCAGCGGCAATGCGCTTCCGGCATGCAGGCGATTGCCAGCGCGGCATCGGAAATTTTGCTCGGAGACAGCCAGATTGTGATTGCAGGCGGAGTGGAGAGCATGAGCAATGCGCCCTACGTACTGAAAAATGCACGCTGGGGCAAACGTCTGACCCACGGGGAAATGACCGATGCGATGTGGGAGCTGCTGACGGACCCGCATCACCAGATTCTGATGGGGGAAACAGCAGAGAGATTGGTCGACCGCTACCACATCAGTCGCGAGGAGCAGGACGAAATAGCCCTGCGCAGTCAGCAAAATGCGATACGCGCGATCGACGGCGGCCTGTTCGCGGAAGAAATCATCGGGGTTCCTGTGAAAAAGCGGGGAGAGGAAACGCTGGTGACAACGGACGAATTCCCACGCCGCGACGTGACTCTCGAAGGTCTCGCCAAGCTGAAGCCCGGCTTCCGAGCAAATGGCACGGTGACAGCCGGCAATGCTTCGGGCCTCAATGACGGAGCATCTGCCGCTGTTCTGATGTCAGAAGGAAAGGCGCAGGAGCTCGGGATCCAGCCGCTGGGGAAAATCGTATCGTGGGCATGGGCCGGTGTCGAGCCTGACCTGATGGGCTACGGTCCCGTACCGGCTGTCAAAAAGGCGCTCGCAAAAGCGGGCCTGTCCCTCTCCGATATCGAGCTCATCGAAGTCAATGAAGCCTTTGCCGCACAATATCTCGCGGTCGAGAAGCTGCTGGGGCTCCCGCGGGAAATCACGAACGTGAATGGAAGCGGAATCTCCCTGGGTCATCCTGTCGGCTCGACTGGATGCCGGATTGTCATCACCCTGCTGCACGAAATGCGGCGCCGTCAGCTGAAGCGCGGTTTGGCATGCTTGTGCGTCGGTGGCGGCATGGGAATGGCGATGGTCGTTGAACGCGACTAA
- a CDS encoding LCP family protein produces the protein MMLFSFLKKHGKKIAFHTISCLAIGALVAVAYTAYQYKQMTQKWYAPIEGSAGTVQQTAAVLPPRDLLTASEPVKPFLMLLLGVDSRDGESARSDTIMLAAVHPSKQSAYLISIPRDSYMELSGKGYDKVNHAMAFGGPKMVKESLEKFLDVKIDRYMSVDFDGFRQIVDELGGVPVDVKKRMKYSDPSDDTYIDIKPGLQNLSGEQALDYARYRKSDLGKEDSDYQRINRQQEIVRALAAKGATVQAYAKAFSLMEIVGNHVKTDLTEGEIASLLLSYGDPTPNEIRTDTLIGQDERIWHNGILGWYHLVPSTERERVHQQIVQALAQ, from the coding sequence ATGATGCTATTTTCATTTTTGAAGAAACATGGGAAAAAGATCGCATTTCACACGATATCGTGCCTGGCTATTGGAGCTCTGGTGGCGGTAGCGTACACAGCCTATCAGTACAAACAGATGACGCAAAAATGGTATGCACCCATCGAGGGAAGTGCAGGGACCGTGCAGCAAACAGCGGCAGTGTTGCCGCCCCGCGATTTGTTGACGGCAAGCGAGCCTGTAAAGCCGTTTCTGATGCTCCTGCTCGGCGTAGACAGCAGGGATGGCGAAAGTGCGCGCTCAGATACCATCATGCTGGCTGCCGTCCACCCATCCAAGCAGTCCGCCTACCTGATCTCTATCCCTCGAGACAGCTATATGGAGCTGAGCGGAAAGGGCTATGATAAAGTCAATCACGCCATGGCATTCGGTGGTCCGAAAATGGTCAAGGAATCGCTGGAGAAATTTCTGGATGTCAAAATCGATCGCTACATGTCTGTCGATTTTGACGGCTTCCGCCAAATCGTCGACGAACTGGGCGGTGTGCCTGTAGATGTCAAGAAACGGATGAAGTACAGCGATCCAAGCGATGACACGTACATCGATATCAAGCCAGGGCTGCAGAACCTTTCAGGAGAGCAGGCTCTCGATTATGCCCGTTACCGCAAAAGTGATCTGGGCAAAGAAGACAGTGATTATCAGCGCATCAACCGTCAGCAGGAAATCGTTCGAGCCCTAGCGGCCAAAGGGGCTACCGTACAAGCGTACGCAAAAGCGTTTTCCTTGATGGAAATCGTAGGAAACCATGTCAAAACCGATTTGACTGAAGGGGAGATTGCTTCTCTTCTCTTGTCCTATGGCGATCCGACTCCAAACGAGATCCGTACCGATACGCTCATCGGACAGGACGAGCGAATCTGGCACAACGGCATCCTCGGGTGGTATCACTTGGTTCCGAGTACGGAGAGGGAGCGCGTCCATCAGCAAATCGTGCAGGCCTTGGCCCAATGA
- a CDS encoding 50S ribosomal protein L11 methyltransferase has product MTENMWLKYTLLVERETEDAFVAEVLASPYTLGWIEPQIEVLTTENGYDYAENTDGPAVGYLFEPMQDSEGAHTERLLSYILRWNGQVSLKEVEQVPEENDSWKEEFREVQVGDWWIAPTWTDPGALETAQHILWIDPGAAFGTGYHGTTQDMLLFLQEMSLTGKKVLDIGTGSGILSLYCVLNGASLPVCAVDINPQSEYQVLVNVSNNHLPESAVNVVIGDAQEPSVEERLPKLSDLILLNIGGDEDVAMLPVVERHIAQGGVLLLSGIVEWNRDHVVAAYEQAGYQLEKERKSDEWITVMLRKRT; this is encoded by the coding sequence ATGACGGAAAACATGTGGCTGAAATACACACTATTGGTGGAGAGGGAAACAGAGGACGCGTTCGTAGCGGAAGTGCTGGCGAGTCCCTATACGCTTGGGTGGATCGAACCCCAAATAGAAGTGTTGACCACGGAAAACGGATACGACTACGCGGAAAATACAGACGGGCCGGCTGTCGGCTACTTGTTCGAGCCCATGCAGGATAGCGAAGGGGCGCATACGGAGCGCCTTCTGTCATACATTCTCAGATGGAATGGCCAAGTTTCTCTCAAAGAGGTGGAACAGGTACCGGAAGAAAATGACTCATGGAAAGAAGAGTTTCGCGAGGTGCAGGTTGGCGATTGGTGGATCGCTCCGACATGGACCGACCCTGGGGCATTGGAGACGGCCCAGCATATTTTGTGGATTGATCCGGGCGCGGCTTTCGGGACAGGCTATCATGGCACCACCCAGGATATGCTTCTCTTCCTCCAGGAGATGTCTCTCACAGGCAAAAAGGTCTTGGACATCGGGACAGGCTCAGGCATCCTTTCTCTGTACTGCGTCCTGAACGGGGCGAGTCTGCCGGTCTGCGCAGTCGATATCAATCCGCAAAGCGAGTATCAGGTCCTGGTGAACGTGTCCAACAACCACTTGCCGGAGTCGGCGGTGAATGTGGTGATCGGGGATGCGCAGGAGCCCTCTGTCGAGGAACGCCTCCCGAAGCTGTCTGACCTGATTTTGCTGAACATCGGGGGAGATGAAGACGTCGCCATGCTTCCCGTGGTGGAAAGGCATATCGCACAGGGTGGAGTGCTCCTGCTCTCCGGCATTGTGGAATGGAATCGAGATCATGTGGTTGCCGCCTACGAACAAGCTGGCTACCAGCTGGAAAAAGAACGGAAATCGGACGAATGGATCACGGTCATGCTGAGAAAACGCACCTAG
- a CDS encoding electron transfer flavoprotein subunit alpha/FixB family protein: MKKVLVLAEVRDGQLRNVSLEALAAAQTLAEGGEVTAAVFGTNAAQLAVTLGQHGASTVYTADHSALSQYTPDAFTQALTQLIDLANPDAIVLGHTAIGRDVAPRVAARLGYGLISDVTGLEAGPVFVRPIYAGKAFQQRKFVDGKTFVTIRPNNIAIAEADASKTATIVPVELEIKDLRSIVKEVVRKTSGKVDLSEAKVIISGGRGVKSAEGFKTLYELADVLGAAVGASRGACDADYCDYSMQIGQTGKVVTPDLYIACGISGAIQHLAGMSSSRVIVAINKDPEAPIFQVADYGIVGDLFEVVPLLTAEFKKVLV; this comes from the coding sequence ATGAAAAAAGTACTGGTATTGGCAGAAGTTCGTGACGGACAACTTCGCAATGTGTCGCTGGAAGCTTTGGCTGCAGCACAGACATTGGCAGAAGGCGGAGAAGTGACAGCAGCCGTTTTTGGAACAAATGCTGCGCAGCTGGCAGTAACTCTCGGACAACATGGAGCGAGCACGGTTTATACCGCTGACCATAGCGCTCTTTCTCAATACACACCGGATGCTTTCACGCAGGCGTTGACCCAATTGATCGACCTGGCAAATCCGGATGCGATCGTTCTCGGTCATACCGCAATCGGCCGCGACGTCGCACCGCGAGTTGCTGCACGTCTGGGATATGGACTGATATCTGACGTGACCGGTTTGGAAGCGGGTCCTGTGTTCGTACGCCCCATCTACGCTGGAAAAGCTTTTCAACAACGTAAATTTGTTGATGGAAAAACTTTCGTTACTATACGACCAAACAATATCGCGATCGCAGAGGCGGATGCCTCCAAGACCGCTACGATTGTTCCGGTTGAACTGGAGATCAAAGACCTGCGTTCCATCGTGAAGGAAGTCGTGCGCAAAACCAGCGGCAAAGTGGATCTTTCCGAGGCGAAGGTGATCATTTCCGGCGGCCGCGGCGTGAAGAGTGCGGAAGGCTTCAAGACCTTGTATGAGCTGGCAGATGTACTGGGTGCTGCCGTAGGTGCATCACGAGGGGCGTGCGATGCAGACTATTGCGATTACTCCATGCAAATCGGGCAGACAGGGAAGGTAGTGACACCGGATCTGTACATCGCGTGCGGTATTTCCGGTGCTATCCAGCACTTGGCTGGGATGTCCAGCTCCAGAGTGATCGTGGCGATCAACAAAGACCCGGAAGCTCCTATCTTCCAGGTAGCCGATTACGGCATCGTCGGCGATTTGTTCGAAGTCGTACCGCTTCTGACTGCTGAATTCAAAAAAGTACTGGTATAG
- a CDS encoding enoyl-CoA hydratase, translating into MDSRWNVQITGRVAVATITNPPANALGKPVLAQLSELLDQWENDEKIKAIVLTGEGRFFIAGADIKEFTELQSADAEAMAKYGQALFDRLENFPKPIIAAINGACLGGGLELAMACHIRLAAQEAKLGLPELNLGLIPGYGGTQRLPRLVGRGVATQLILTSDMIGGEEALRIGLVEAIYPAEQLLDEAMKLASAIATKSAVTLKLALAAIQGTVELSLPEGLAKEAKLFGEAFASEDVKEGVGAFLEKRKPNFADR; encoded by the coding sequence ATGGATTCGCGTTGGAATGTGCAGATCACAGGTCGTGTAGCCGTGGCCACCATTACCAACCCGCCCGCCAATGCGCTGGGCAAGCCTGTGCTTGCGCAGCTGAGCGAGCTGTTGGATCAATGGGAGAACGACGAGAAGATCAAAGCGATCGTCTTGACTGGAGAAGGACGCTTCTTCATTGCAGGTGCCGATATCAAGGAATTTACGGAGCTGCAGTCCGCAGATGCCGAAGCGATGGCGAAATATGGCCAAGCGCTGTTCGATCGTCTGGAGAACTTTCCAAAGCCGATCATCGCTGCCATCAACGGCGCATGCTTGGGTGGCGGTCTGGAACTGGCAATGGCCTGCCACATCCGCTTGGCAGCTCAAGAAGCCAAGCTGGGTCTTCCTGAGCTGAATCTGGGGCTGATCCCAGGCTACGGCGGAACACAGCGCCTGCCTCGCTTGGTCGGTCGTGGAGTGGCTACGCAGCTGATTCTCACCTCCGACATGATCGGTGGAGAAGAAGCATTGCGCATCGGACTTGTGGAAGCGATTTATCCGGCAGAGCAGCTGCTGGATGAGGCCATGAAGCTCGCTTCAGCCATTGCGACAAAGAGCGCAGTGACACTCAAGCTGGCGCTAGCTGCCATCCAAGGAACCGTGGAGCTCTCCTTGCCTGAGGGACTGGCAAAGGAAGCAAAGCTGTTTGGCGAAGCATTTGCCTCAGAAGATGTAAAAGAAGGCGTAGGTGCCTTTTTGGAAAAACGCAAGCCGAATTTCGCTGACCGCTAA
- a CDS encoding long-chain-fatty-acid--CoA ligase translates to MSDAKPWIANYPPETAASLEYPRVPLTYFLEQSAQDYPDSYAIYFMGKRITYRELLQMSYQFAHALMSRGVKKGDRVAIMLPNTPQAVISYYGALFAGATVVMTNPLYTERELIHQLNDSGAETIITLDLLYKRVSSIKASTPLKRIIVTSIGDFLPFIKKLLYPLVQKKEGHNPQVPYGSEVEPFLSILKESAANPVQPEVDPVEDIALLQYTGGTTGVAKGVMLTHGNLIANAFQCQAVLYKLKKGKERILGALPLFHVYGMTTVMNKGISIAAEIILVPKYDVKKIFEMIDKMKPTLFPGAPTMYIALINHPDLKNHDLSSIEACVSGSAPLPIEVQNKFEELTRGRLVEGYGLTEASPVTHSNPIWGKRITGSIGLPWPDTDCRILDPATGEALPQGEVGELAVKGPQVMRGYWNRPEETAAVLRDGWLLTGDMGYMDQEGYFYIVDRKKDMIIAGGFNIYPREVEEVLFEHPAIQEAAVIGVPDAYRGETVKAFVVFKQGQQASEEELEKHCRQRLAAYKIPRQYEVRVDLPKTMVGKVLRRQLQDEDKKRREAEDNQIKSS, encoded by the coding sequence ATGTCAGATGCCAAGCCTTGGATTGCCAATTACCCGCCCGAAACTGCAGCGTCACTGGAATACCCCCGTGTTCCGCTGACGTATTTTCTGGAGCAGTCTGCCCAGGACTATCCAGACAGTTACGCGATCTATTTTATGGGAAAGCGCATTACATATCGTGAGCTATTGCAGATGTCGTATCAATTTGCCCATGCATTGATGAGTCGCGGTGTGAAAAAAGGCGATCGTGTCGCCATCATGCTGCCGAATACTCCGCAAGCGGTCATCAGCTATTACGGTGCTTTGTTTGCGGGTGCCACAGTCGTCATGACCAATCCTCTTTACACGGAGCGGGAGCTGATCCATCAGCTGAACGATTCCGGTGCTGAGACGATCATCACGCTGGACCTGCTTTACAAGCGAGTTTCTTCCATAAAGGCATCTACTCCATTGAAACGGATCATTGTGACAAGTATTGGCGATTTCCTTCCCTTTATCAAAAAGCTACTCTACCCATTGGTTCAAAAGAAAGAAGGGCACAATCCGCAGGTCCCATACGGCAGCGAAGTTGAGCCTTTTCTTTCTATATTAAAAGAAAGCGCTGCCAATCCTGTTCAACCAGAAGTCGATCCGGTAGAAGACATCGCTCTGCTGCAATACACAGGCGGTACAACCGGAGTGGCGAAAGGTGTCATGCTGACCCATGGCAATCTCATTGCCAACGCATTTCAATGCCAGGCGGTCCTCTATAAGCTGAAAAAGGGAAAAGAGCGCATTCTCGGTGCATTGCCTCTTTTTCATGTGTACGGGATGACGACCGTCATGAACAAAGGCATCTCGATAGCCGCAGAAATAATCCTCGTACCCAAATACGATGTGAAGAAAATCTTTGAAATGATCGACAAGATGAAGCCCACGCTGTTTCCGGGCGCACCGACGATGTATATCGCCTTGATCAACCATCCGGATCTGAAAAATCACGACTTGTCCTCGATCGAAGCCTGTGTGAGCGGGTCCGCGCCACTGCCTATCGAGGTGCAAAACAAATTCGAGGAGCTCACCCGAGGCAGGCTCGTGGAAGGCTACGGTCTGACAGAGGCATCTCCGGTGACCCATTCCAATCCCATCTGGGGCAAGCGCATCACTGGCAGCATCGGTCTGCCGTGGCCGGATACGGATTGCCGCATTCTCGATCCTGCTACAGGTGAAGCGTTGCCCCAAGGCGAGGTCGGCGAGCTGGCAGTCAAAGGTCCGCAAGTGATGAGGGGCTATTGGAACCGGCCGGAAGAGACGGCGGCAGTATTGCGCGACGGCTGGCTTTTGACCGGAGACATGGGTTACATGGATCAAGAGGGGTACTTTTACATCGTGGATCGGAAAAAGGACATGATTATTGCAGGTGGATTCAACATCTATCCGCGTGAAGTGGAAGAAGTCCTGTTTGAGCACCCGGCCATACAAGAAGCAGCCGTCATCGGGGTGCCCGATGCCTATCGCGGTGAGACCGTCAAGGCGTTCGTCGTGTTCAAGCAGGGACAGCAGGCGAGCGAGGAAGAGCTGGAAAAGCATTGCAGACAGCGGTTGGCTGCCTATAAAATCCCACGCCAGTACGAGGTTCGAGTGGATCTCCCCAAGACGATGGTCGGGAAGGTTCTTCGAAGGCAGCTGCAGGATGAAGACAAAAAACGGCGAGAGGCCGAAGATAATCAAATAAAATCCAGCTAG
- the csaB gene encoding polysaccharide pyruvyl transferase CsaB yields the protein MSRILISGYYGFNNAGDDVVLYGIISSLKREQPNLSLAVLSNQPDRTAELFGIEAYDRWSFGTIVRELMRSDMLVMGGGTLMQDVTSPRSVLYYLGIVTIAKLLGKPVVFYAQGFGPILKPLSRSMIKRVVNRVDVITVRDYESGEDFKACGVKKAPIHITADPALTISPEDISDKRGKELLHGLFADPTKPLVAVSVRNWKQEQAFKKVIARASDWFIQRGWNVLFLPMHVPSDLAPSSEIMEQMNQPGARLLDAPVTFHDIMSVLKQCDYVVGMRLHSLILACMLRIPFIGISYDPKIDRFVERAGMPNAGHITQLDETSLLTLLSARLDRLEKEIEVVSEHSRLLEIEAAKSSELVLQALHKKG from the coding sequence ATGTCGCGAATTCTCATCTCCGGGTACTACGGCTTCAACAATGCCGGAGACGATGTGGTCCTGTACGGCATCATCAGCTCCCTCAAGAGGGAACAACCCAATCTTTCCCTGGCCGTTTTGTCCAACCAACCAGATCGCACAGCGGAATTGTTTGGGATTGAGGCGTATGACCGCTGGAGCTTCGGTACCATCGTCCGCGAGCTGATGCGAAGCGACATGCTGGTGATGGGTGGCGGTACACTGATGCAAGACGTAACGAGTCCGCGCAGTGTCCTCTACTATTTGGGCATCGTCACGATCGCCAAGCTGCTGGGCAAACCTGTCGTCTTTTACGCACAAGGGTTTGGGCCGATCCTTAAACCGCTCAGCCGATCGATGATCAAACGGGTGGTCAATCGGGTAGATGTCATCACCGTACGCGATTACGAATCGGGCGAAGACTTTAAAGCCTGCGGGGTAAAAAAAGCTCCCATTCATATAACAGCTGATCCTGCTCTGACTATCTCTCCGGAGGACATTTCGGACAAGCGCGGCAAAGAGCTGCTTCACGGTCTGTTTGCTGACCCAACGAAGCCCCTTGTTGCCGTATCCGTGCGCAATTGGAAGCAGGAGCAGGCATTTAAAAAGGTCATTGCGCGAGCTTCTGACTGGTTTATTCAGAGAGGCTGGAACGTGCTGTTTTTACCTATGCACGTACCGAGCGATCTGGCTCCCTCCAGCGAGATCATGGAGCAAATGAACCAACCGGGTGCACGGCTCCTCGATGCGCCTGTCACCTTCCATGATATCATGTCTGTTCTCAAGCAATGCGACTACGTCGTGGGCATGCGCCTGCACTCTTTGATTCTCGCTTGCATGCTGCGGATACCCTTTATTGGAATATCCTACGATCCGAAAATCGATCGTTTTGTGGAGCGTGCCGGAATGCCGAATGCCGGACACATTACTCAGCTAGATGAAACCTCTTTGCTCACCTTGCTGTCCGCGAGGCTCGACCGCCTCGAAAAGGAAATCGAAGTGGTATCCGAACACTCCCGTCTTCTCGAAATCGAAGCAGCCAAAAGCAGCGAACTCGTATTGCAGGCGCTGCACAAAAAAGGCTGA
- a CDS encoding TetR/AcrR family transcriptional regulator has translation MAKKTGEKYQAIIDAAVRVIARQGYHSAQVSKIAKEAKVADGTIYLYFENKDDILISLFNEKMGNFVETNRRHIAEASSIEQKLYVLVHAHFRQLSLDHDFARVTQIELRQSNPQISEGIGNVMKLYFDLIDEVIREGIDKGVFHPNLDVRVARKMIFGTLDEVTTSWVMKQCKYDLVSHTDSVHNLFLYGMKGK, from the coding sequence ATGGCAAAGAAAACGGGGGAAAAGTATCAAGCCATTATCGATGCTGCTGTTCGCGTCATCGCTCGGCAGGGCTATCACAGCGCCCAGGTATCCAAGATTGCAAAAGAGGCGAAGGTAGCGGACGGCACCATATACCTCTATTTTGAAAACAAGGATGATATCTTGATTTCTCTGTTCAACGAAAAAATGGGCAATTTTGTTGAAACAAACCGGAGACATATCGCAGAAGCGTCATCCATCGAGCAAAAATTGTATGTACTCGTGCATGCGCACTTTCGTCAGCTGTCATTGGACCATGACTTCGCGAGAGTGACGCAGATCGAGCTGCGCCAGTCCAATCCGCAGATCAGCGAGGGTATCGGCAATGTCATGAAGCTGTACTTTGACCTGATCGACGAAGTGATTCGGGAAGGGATCGACAAAGGCGTTTTCCATCCGAATCTTGATGTGCGGGTGGCGCGGAAAATGATTTTTGGTACGCTGGATGAAGTGACGACGTCTTGGGTGATGAAACAGTGCAAGTACGACCTTGTCTCTCACACTGACTCCGTTCATAACCTCTTCCTGTACGGTATGAAGGGAAAATGA
- the trxA gene encoding thioredoxin, with protein MAIVNGTDQNFSQEVEQGGTVLVDFWAPWCGPCKMIAPVLEQMDSEVGSKLKIVKVNVDDNPDSAGRFGVMSIPTLIVFKDGQPVDKVIGFQPKEALMATVGKHL; from the coding sequence ATGGCAATCGTAAATGGTACTGACCAAAACTTTTCCCAGGAAGTAGAGCAAGGCGGTACAGTCCTGGTTGACTTCTGGGCTCCATGGTGCGGCCCTTGCAAAATGATCGCTCCCGTTTTGGAACAAATGGATAGCGAAGTGGGCTCCAAGCTCAAAATCGTGAAAGTAAACGTGGATGACAACCCAGATTCTGCTGGTCGCTTCGGCGTAATGTCCATCCCTACCCTGATCGTTTTCAAAGACGGTCAGCCAGTTGACAAAGTCATCGGCTTCCAACCAAAAGAAGCTTTGATGGCAACTGTTGGCAAACACCTGTAA
- a CDS encoding ABC transporter substrate-binding protein encodes MKGFSLVKSLATISLGAVLMVGCSSGNNAAPAANGGGSAPAQAPAAEAGGGEFTAQIGVVGFLSGSGAAYGEAQKAGLELALGELNEANKGKLKMELKFEDSGGEKEGAINAVNKLINQDNVVAIIGPTLSGEMFAAGPVANEAEVPIFGISNTSEGINDIGEYVFRNSLPESIAIPTAMKAAVEKKGIKKVALIYAANDDFSVNGYKVMKATAEKMGLEITGEATFSNGDVDFSAQLTKLKQTNPDALLVSALYKEGSMVVKKARELGITATILGGNGFNNPKVFEIAGPAADGLIVATPFSPEKQDEKVQAFVKAFEAKYNKKPDQFAAQAYDSLYIMSQSLLGAGKADREELRGQLAQLKDFAGVSGKLSFDEKRNPIGDAVVVVAKDGKFVPFE; translated from the coding sequence ATGAAAGGGTTCAGTCTTGTAAAGTCACTGGCAACAATTTCATTAGGTGCCGTATTGATGGTTGGCTGCTCAAGCGGTAACAATGCAGCGCCAGCAGCAAACGGAGGAGGTTCGGCTCCTGCACAGGCACCAGCAGCGGAAGCAGGCGGAGGAGAATTTACAGCACAGATCGGTGTGGTCGGGTTCTTGTCCGGTTCTGGCGCAGCTTACGGCGAAGCGCAAAAAGCAGGTCTGGAATTGGCTTTGGGCGAGCTGAACGAAGCGAACAAAGGCAAACTCAAGATGGAATTGAAGTTTGAAGATTCTGGCGGAGAAAAAGAAGGGGCCATTAACGCAGTAAATAAACTGATAAATCAGGATAATGTGGTAGCGATTATCGGACCGACTCTCTCTGGTGAAATGTTCGCAGCGGGTCCAGTTGCAAACGAAGCAGAAGTTCCGATCTTCGGCATCTCCAATACATCCGAGGGCATCAACGACATCGGGGAGTACGTATTCCGCAACTCTCTTCCTGAATCCATCGCAATCCCGACAGCGATGAAAGCAGCGGTCGAGAAAAAAGGAATCAAAAAGGTTGCTCTGATCTATGCAGCCAATGACGACTTCTCCGTTAACGGCTACAAAGTCATGAAGGCGACTGCGGAAAAAATGGGTCTGGAAATCACGGGCGAAGCGACTTTCTCCAATGGCGATGTTGACTTCTCCGCTCAGCTGACCAAGCTGAAGCAGACCAACCCGGATGCTCTTTTGGTATCTGCACTGTACAAAGAAGGCTCCATGGTCGTGAAAAAAGCCCGCGAGCTGGGCATCACGGCAACAATCCTGGGCGGAAATGGCTTCAACAACCCGAAAGTATTTGAAATCGCAGGTCCTGCAGCTGATGGTCTGATCGTAGCTACTCCTTTCAGCCCTGAAAAGCAAGACGAAAAAGTACAAGCCTTCGTAAAAGCGTTCGAAGCGAAATACAACAAAAAGCCTGACCAATTCGCAGCACAAGCGTACGACTCTCTCTACATCATGTCTCAATCCCTGCTGGGCGCTGGCAAAGCTGACCGTGAAGAACTGCGCGGCCAACTGGCACAGTTGAAAGACTTCGCTGGCGTATCCGGTAAGCTGTCCTTTGACGAGAAGCGCAATCCAATCGGTGATGCAGTCGTAGTCGTAGCAAAAGACGGCAAATTCGTACCATTCGAATAA